Proteins found in one Quercus robur chromosome 2, dhQueRobu3.1, whole genome shotgun sequence genomic segment:
- the LOC126700758 gene encoding CBL-interacting serine/threonine-protein kinase 6-like yields the protein MGPIQYPLKVVSKEKVIQVGMMEHIKREILVMKMVWHPNIVELHEVLAGKSKIYFAMELVRGGELFSKIAKGRLKEDVARVYFQQLISAIDFCHSRGVYHRDLKPENLLLDEEGNLKVTDFGLSAFTDHLKQDGLLHTTCGTPTYVAPEVIGKKGYDGATADLWSCGVILFVLLAGFLPFQDNNLVAMYNKIYRGDFKCPPWFSLLGLVCSCWV from the exons atgggtcctatt CAATATCCTTTGAAGGTTGTGAGCAAAGAGAAAGTGATCCAAGTGGGTATGATGGAGCACATCAAGAGAGAAATCTTGGTGATGAAGATGGTATGGCATCCAAACATAGTTGAGCTCCACGAAGTTTTGGCGGGCAAATCCAAGATCTACTTCGCCATGGAACTCGTCCGTGGAGGCGAGCTGTTCTCGAAAATCGCTAAGGGTCGGCTTAAAGAAGACGTGGCGAGAGTCTATTTCCAACAACTCATCTCCGCCATCGATTTCTGTCACAGCCGCGGTGTCTACCACCGAGACCTCAAGCCTGAGAACTTGCTCTTAGACGAAGAAGGTAATTTGAAAGTCACTGATTTTGGTCTCAGCGCTTTCACTGATCATTTGAAGCAAGATGGGTTGCTACACACAACGTGTGGCACACCGACTTATGTGGCGCCGGAGGTGATTGGAAAGAAAGGCTACGATGGTGCTACAGCTGATCTTTGGTCCTGTGGAGTTATCCTGTTTGTTCTTCTAGCTGGGTTTTTGCCATTTCAGGACAATAATCTTGTGGCCATGTATAATAAGATTTACAGAGGTGACTTCAAGTGTCCACCATGGTTTTCTTTGCTGGGTTTAgtttgttcttgctgggtttag
- the LOC126714069 gene encoding HMG-Y-related protein A-like has product MAAEEVNKPKSLPPYPEMIMDAIEALDEKNGSNKSAISRHIESTYGDLPAGHSALLTEHLNNMKDSGELVFYKNNYIKPDPNAPPRRGRGRPPKPKGLISQIFDSGPARPRGRPPKDPNAAVLPKSPKAPPKLPKVKASSGSGKPRGRPRKMARPSGGLGGTTATTEPTATTTGKPRGRPPKVKDSMTEVSVEQ; this is encoded by the exons ATGGCAGCTGAAGAGGTTAATAAGCCTAAATCACTTCCTCCTTACCCAGAG ATGATTATGGATGCAATTGAAGCATTGGATGAAAAGAATGGTTCAAACAAATCAGCCATATCAAGGCACATTGAGTCCACATATGGGGACTTGCCTGCTGGCCACTCAGCACTCCTCACAGAACACCTCAACAACATGAAAGACAGTGGAGAGCTTGTTTTCTATAAGAACAACTACATTAAGCCGGACCCAAATGCGCCTCCTAGGCGGGGGCGTGGCAGGCCGCCAAAGCCAAAGGGCCTAATATCACAGATCTTCGACTCGGGTCCCGCGAGGCCTAGGGGTCGCCCACCTAAGGACCCGAATGCGGCTGTGCTTCCAAAATCGCCCAAGGCGCCTCCAAAGTTGCCCAAGGTGAAGGCCTCATCAGGTAGTGGGAAGCCGAGAGGACGGCCAAGGAAGATGGCGAGGCCTAGTGGAGGATTGGGAGGAACAACGGCAACAACAGAGCCAACAGCAACAACTACTGGAAAGCCTAGGGGTCGCCCTCCAAAGGTGAAGGATTCAATGACTGAAGTGAGTGTTGAACAATAG